A single region of the Vicia villosa cultivar HV-30 ecotype Madison, WI linkage group LG4, Vvil1.0, whole genome shotgun sequence genome encodes:
- the LOC131599685 gene encoding triacylglycerol lipase 2-like, with product MMFKKVMHVSFIMLICFLIKNDFSNQVQALSGALNGTKHLDVDNGICASSIIIHGYKCEEIQVTTEDGFILSLQRIIEGKNEVKNDAIKKQPVILQHGLILDGMIWLVNSPEQSLPLILADNGFDVWIVNTRGTRQSRRHVILDPSTPIFWNWCWDDLVKYDLPAVFNYVYSQTGQKINYVGHSLGTLLALASFSEGKLVNLVKSTALLCPTAYLSHMKTPIGSLAARFFVAEAAALFGLVEFNPKSLIIRALHKPLCYDPRSDCYYLMTSLTGHNCCLNMSSIDKFWINEPQPTSMKNMIHLGQMVRDGVLAKYNYGIPHLNFVHYGNNTPPIYNLSNIPHDLPLFISYGGQDALCDVRDVENLFDKLKFHDVDKIRKHFVQDYAHADFVMGFNVKEIVYDHIISFFNNQGNA from the exons ATGATGTTTAAAAAAGTAATGCATGTCTCCTTTATCATGTTGATATGTTTcttaataaaaaatgatttttctaatCAAGTTCAAGCTTTAAGTGGAGCTTTAAATGGCACAAAACATCTTGATGTTGATAATGGAATATGTGCATCTTCTATTATCATTCATGGATACAAATGTGAAGAGATCCAG GTTACAACCGAAGATGGATTCATTTTGAGTTTGCAAAGAATTATAGAAGGTAAAAACGAAGTTAAAAATGATGCGATAAAAAAACAACCGGTGATACTACAACATGGTTTAATATTG GATGGTATGATATGGCTTGTCAACTCTCCAGAACAGAGTTTACCTCTAATTTTAGCTGATAATGGCTTTGATGTTTGGATTGTTAATACTAGAGGAACAAGACAAAGTCGTCGACATGTTATATTGGACCCCTCTACTCCG ATCTTTTGGAACTGGTGTTGGGACGATCTTGTAAAATATGACCTACCTGCTGTGTTCAACTATGTATACAGTCAAACAGGACAAAAGATTAATTATGTTGGTCATTCTCTG GGAACTCTATTAGCCTTAGCTTCTTTTTCTGAAGGAAAATTGGTTAACCTGGTGAAATCAACAGCTTTATTGTGCCCCACTGCTTATTTGAGTCACATGAAGACTCCTATAGGGTCTCTTGCAGCCAGATTCTTTGTTGCTGAG GCAGCTGCACTTTTTGGTCTGGTCGAATTTAATCCAAAAAG TTTAATTATCAGAGCCCTTCATAAGCCTCTTTGTTATGACCCCAGAAGTGATTGCTACTACTTGATGACTTCATTAACTG GCCATAATTGTTGTCTCAATATGTCAAGTATTGACAAATTCTGGATAAATGAACCTCAACCAACATCAATGAAGAACATGATACACTTGGGTCAAA TGGTCAGAGATGGAGTTCTAGCAAAATACAATTATGGAATACCACATTTAAACTTTGTGCACTATGGAAACAATACCCCACCAATATATAACCTATCAAATATTCCACATGATCTCCCTCTCTTCATTAGCTATGGAGGACAAGATGCACTTTGTGATGTTCGTGATGTTGAGAATTTATTTGATAAGCTCAAGTTTCATGATGTTGACAAAATAAGGAAGCACTTTGTACAAGACTATGCTCATGCGGATTTTGTCATGGGGTTCAATGTTAAAGAAATAGTATATGatcatattatttcttttttcaacAATCAAGGTAATGCTTAA
- the LOC131597880 gene encoding uncharacterized protein LOC131597880 has product MDRSWMYDRVNSDRYGLKDGFVSGVEDFVTKSMNRPQFLNEGGIRCPCVKCDCILLKTPNEVKHHLYKYGFLPNYYTWIDHGEANQNVDLDGHISSGGNAGGDNTGDEEQFHAMNEMVSDVFRPFVNAPNVNADMENETVSEGEVPNEKAQRFYDELISANQPIYEGASESRLSISVKMLAAMSNWHVPQKAMNFFSQMLIDVCPTKGCLPENYYKVKKLVSKLGLEVEKIDCCVNGCLLYFKEDSTLTQCRVCGAARYVPRKCGMGNYKDVAVKRMFYFPIIPRLQRLFASKESASQMRWHRENPSDPNVLRHPSDGKAWKHFDEVYPDYASDPRNVRLGLCTDGFTPYIQASSTPYSCWPVIVTPYNLPPEMCMTKPYMFLTCLVPGPYNPKAKIDVYLQPLIDDLQRLWRDGILTYDISMQQNFVMRAHLMWTINDFPAYGMLSGWGTQGRLACPYCMDSTDAFTLGYGGKSCWFDCHRRFLPMDHPFRKSKKRFTKNMMKKKNPPYMFTGHDVWEAVRDFPKVTDSDWATKFPGYGKQHNWIKRSIFWDLPYWKDNLLRHNLDVMHIEKNVFDNVFYTVMNDPAKTKDNEKARLDLPLNCLRGDLEMVTLPNGKMAKPKAKFSLTSEEAKLVCRWIKELKMPDGYASNLSRCADVTKGRMKGMKSHDCHVFMECLLPIAFRSLPPEIWKPLTELSRFFKDLCCNTLKLEDLVRLEQNITIIICKLERIFPPGFFDSMEHLPIHLPNEAILGGPVQYRWMYPFERLMGDFKRSVKNKARVEGSICTAYLHRETTHFFSHYFKTFSLFPSTSLRNDPRPDDENSQPITLSIFSKCGRPSGKSRDYWVIDKEWKSAHVHVLINCDEVKPYLELFMQYHSINEEDASGLIHEQFPSWLKDYVNDERNGTTSPHLKALALGPNPKATSWNIYFVNGYKFHTQEWSHGKKTTNCGVYVKGLTNGGENDFYGIIQRILQLEYNGFSNKIALFHCDWFDPTKNSGTKVITEYNIVDIKMNKRYRQYDPFILAQEAKQVYYVPYPETCRNMRGWCAAITTKPRGYVEIDNTGDEIPYQSDEMLPVVPITEVEQIRGLADGGLIFLLLAALLLASIQMTGQNGKRKAPSSTNKLCRQRQIPPGSIAIKNSRMVHGKPGSKNPPPPHTQKKHPPPIQTTKTPLPTQPSPSIQTKPTPPPTQPPPPIQTKPTPPPTQPPPPIQTKPTPPPTQPPPSQPASTTHTNPTPPLAQTNPTPPPINQPQPSFPTSEEFRFIPTPGYTHHVLQSPPHHTSEEDVQEEGDQALSNEEQQEQDDGQRPKIYIVEDTNA; this is encoded by the exons ATGGATCGAAGTTGGATGTATGATAGAGTTAACTCCGATAGGTATGGTTTGAAAGATGGTTTTGTTAGTGGAGTAGAGGATTTTGTCACTAAATCCATGAATCGACCACAATTTTTAAACGAGGGGGGGATAAGGTGTCCTTGTGTAAAATGCGATTGCATTCTCTTGAAAACGCCTAATGAGGTCAAACATCACTTGTACAAATATGGTTTTTTGCCCAACTATTATACATGGATTGATCATGGAGAAGCGAATCAAAATGTGGACCTTGACGGTCATATTAGTAGCGGTGGGAATGCTGGTGGAGATAATACAGGTGATGAAGAACAATTtcatgcaatgaatgaaatggtCTCTGATGTTTTCAGACCATTTGTTAATGCCCCAAATGTGAATGCTGATATGGAAAATGAAACAGTTAGTGAGGGTGAGGTACCAAATGAAAAAGCTCAACGATTTTATGATGAATTGATTTCCGCAAACCAACCGATTTATGAGGGAGCTTCTGAATCCAGACTATCTATTTCAGTTAAGATGTTGGCTGCCATGTCTAATTGGCATGTTCCTCAAAAGGCCATGAATTTTTTCTCCCAAATGCTAATCGATGTTTGTCCAACTAAAGGATGCTTACCTGAAAACTATTACAAAGTGAAGAAGTTGGTGTCTAAGTTAGGATTAGAGGTTGAGAAAATTGATTGTTGTGTGAATGGATGCTTATTATATTTTAAAGAAGATAGCACTTTAACTCAATGTAGAGTTTGTGGAGCTGCTAGGTATGTTCCTCGAAAGTGTGGAATGGGAAATTACAAAGATGTGGCAGTGAAGAGAATGTTCTATTTTCCAATCATTCCTAGGTTACAACGACTTTTTGCTTCAAAGGAATCTGCATCTCAAATGAGATGGCATCGTGAGAACCCTAGTGATCCAAATGTTTTACGTCACCCATCTGATGGAAAAGCATGGAAACACTTCGATGAAGTTTATCCCGATTATGCTAGTGACCCGAGAAATGTAAGATTAGGTTTATGTACGGATGGTTTTACCCCTTACATTCAAGCCTCTAGTACTCCATATTCATGTTGGCCGGTAATAGTCACACCCTACAATCTACCTCCCGAAATGTGCATGAccaaaccatacatgtttttgactTGTCTTGTACCTGGACCGTACAATCCGAAAGCTAAAATAGATGTCTACTTGCAACCTTTGATTGATGATTTGCAGCGCTTGTGGAGAGATGGAATTTTGACATATGATATCTCTATGCAACAAAATTTTGTAATGAGAGCGCATTTAATGTGGACAatcaatgattttccagcatatggTATGTTGTCTGGATGGGGTACACAAGGTAGATTAGCATGCCCTTATTGCATGGACAGTACGGATGCTTTCACCTTAGGATATGGTGGAAAAAGTTGTTGGTTTGATTGTCATCGTAGGTTCTTACCAATGGATCATCCGTTTAGGAAAAGTAAAAAGAGATTTACAAAAAACATGATGAAGAAAAAAAACCCACCATACATGTTTACCGGCCATGATGTCTGGGAAGCAGTTCGTGATTTTCCAAAAGTTACAGATAGTGATTGGGCCACCAAATTTCCAGGGTATGGGAAACAACATAATTGGatcaaaagaagtatattttgggatctTCCATATTGGAAGGACAACTTGTTAAGGCACAACCTTGATGTGATGCACATAGAGAAAAATGTATTTGATAATGTGTTTTACACTGTCATGAATgatcctgcaaaaacaaaggacAATGAGAAGGCAAGATTGGATTTACCTCTTAATTGTTTACGCGGGGATTTAGAGATGGTTACTCTACCTAATGGGAAGATGGCTAAGCCAAAGGCAAAATTTTCTTTGACATCCGAAGAGGCAAAATTAGTATGTAGATGGATTAAGGAACTAAAAATGCCTGATGGTTATGCCTCAAATCTTTCTAGGTGTGCTGATGTCACCAAGGGTAGGATGAAGGGGATGAAAAGCCATGACTGTCATGTATTCATGGAGTGTTTGCTTCCAATTGCTTTTCGTTCCTTACCTCCTGAGATATGGAAGCCACTAACTGAGTTAAGTCGTTTTTTCAAAGACTTGTGTTGTAATACGTTGAAGTTGGAAGACCTTGTCAGGTTGGAACAAAACATTACCATCATCATATGCAAGCTTGAAAGAATTTTTCCTCCAGGTTTCTTTGACTCAATGGAACATCTCCCGATTCACCTACCTAATGAAGCAATTCTTGGTGGTCCTGTACAATATCGTTGGATGTATCCATTTGAAAG ATTGATGGGAGACTTCAAGCGTTCGGTGAAAAATAAAGCCAGGGTTGAAGGTTCAATATGCACTGCCTACTTGCACCGTGAAACTACTCATTTTTTCTCTCACTATTTCAAGACCTTTAGTTTGTTTCCAAGTACAAGTTTAAGGAATGATCCTCGACCAGATGATGAGAACTCCCAACCAATTACACTTTCAATTTTTAGCAAATGTGGCCGTCCTAGTGGAAAATCTCGTGACTATTGGGTGATTGATAAGGAATGGAAGTCTGCTCATGTGCACGTCTTAATCAATTGTGACGAGGTTAAACCGTATCTCGA ATTGTTCATGCAATATCATTCTATCAATGAGGAAGATGCTTCTGGTCTTATACACgagcaatttccttcatggctaaagGACTAT gtgaatgATGAGAGGAATGGAACAACTAGTCCACACCTGAAGGCATTAGCTCTCGGTCCTAATCCGAAGGCAACATCATGGAACATATACTTTGTTAATGGGTACAAGTTTCACACTCAAGAATGGAGTCATGGTAAAAAGACTACTAATTGTGGGGTATATGTTAAAGGTCTTACAAATGGAGGAGAAAACGATTTTTATGGCATCATCCAACGTATCCTTCAATTGGAATACAACGGCTTTAGCAACAAGATTGCCCTATTTcattgtgattggtttgatccAACAAAGAATAGTGGCACAAAAGTTATTACTGAGTACAATATTGTTGATATTAAGATGAATAAGCGATATCGTCAGTATGACCCATTCATTCTTGCACAAGAAGCAAAACAAGTGTATTATGTCCCTTATCCAGAAACGTGTAGAAATATGCGTGGATGGTGTGCAGCAATCACCACAAAACCAAGGGGTTATGTTGAGATAGACAACACCGGGGATGAAATTCCTTATCAATCTGATGAAATGTTACCGGTTGTGCCTATTACCGAAGTTGAACAAATACGTGGTTTAGCTGATGGGGG gctaatttttttattgttggcAGCTTTATTGTTAGCTTCTATTCAAATGACTGGACAAAACGGAAAGAGAAAAGCACCATCAAGCACGAATAA GTTATGTCGTCAACGACAAATTCCACCTGGGAGTATTGCTATAAAGAATTCTCGCATGGTGCATGGGAAACCTGGTTCAAAGAACCCACCGCCCCCACATACTCAGAAAAAACATCCACCACCGATTCAGACAACTAAAACACCACTTCCTACTCAGCCCTCACCATCGATTCAGACAAAACCAACACCACCACCTACTCAGCCTCCACCACCGATTCAGACAAAACCAACACCACCACCTACTCAGCCTCCACCACCGATTCAGACAAAACCAACACCACCACCTACTCAGCCTCCACCTTCGCAACCTGCATCAACGACTCATACAAACCCAACACCACCACTAGCTCAGACAAACCCAACACCACCACCTATTAATCAGCCTCAACCATCATTCCCGACTTCCGAGGAATTTAGATTCATTCCTACCCCAGGATATACTCATCATGTTTTGCAAAGTCCTCCCCATCACACCTCGGAAGAGGATGTTCAAGAAGAGGGTGACCAAGCACTTTCTAACGaggaacaacaagaacaagatgaTGGGCAGCGACCGAAGATCTATATTGTGGAAGATACTAATGCGTAA
- the LOC131599686 gene encoding uncharacterized protein LOC131599686 encodes MCRKVIVKLYKGTFFNYSELKRDEKQDERKEWFNMFKSLVSWDRCDDARMEGLFHQRCAARLRDILQKAKDQARKPPWMGVDTWEFLLAKWETKEFKDVSNQNKINRSSSRGGAVHTSGRIAHHDVALELAKKLKRPAHPDELFIATHKKKNGEWVDERAAKTHETYASSVTQATQSGADVDGSTRIQMWKEAAGGKTRGRCYGSAQLARNVRYGVSSLTQVSITNPNRESDNQAIEAARVEAAAAREEAARANARTDELAKQFEDLRKMFDMFQSRQAGRPSTSSEHSHYDYSEEEEDEEDVDVDGHDQDQ; translated from the exons ATGTGCAGAAAAGTTATAGTAAAGCTTTACAAGGgtactttttttaattatagtgaGCTTAAACGCGATGAAAAACAAGACGAGAGAAAGGAATGGTTCAACATGTTTAAA TCGCTTGTAAGCTGGGACCGTTGCGACGATGCTAGAATGGAAGGCTTGTTTCATCAAAGGTGTGCTGCACGACTGCGTGATATATTGCAAAAGGCTAAAGATCAGGCGCGCAAGCCGCCTTGGATGGGTGTAGATACATGGGAGTTTCTTCTTGCAAAGTGGGAGACAAAAGAGTTCAAGGATGTCTCCAATCAAAATAAGATTAATCGATCATCAAGCAGAGGTGGGGCAGTCCATACGTCTGGTCGTATAGCTCACCATGATGTTGCACTTGAATTG GCTAAAAAACTCAAGCGACCCGCACATCCGGATGAGCTCTTCATTGCCACCCACAAAAAGAAGAATGGGGAGTGGGTTGACGAGCGTGCAGCGAAAACACAT GAAACATACGCGAGTAGTGTTACACAAGCCACACAAAGTGGTGCTGATGTCGATGGATCTACAAGAATACAAATGTGGAAAGAAGCTGCAGGAGGTAAAACACGGGGGCGGTGTTATGGATCTGCACAATTGGCGCGCAACGTAAGATATGGAGTGAGCTCCTTGACACAAGTGTCAATTACAAACCCCAATAGAGAGTCAGATAACCAAGCCATTGAGGCTGCTAGAGTTGAAGCTGCTGCAGCACGTGAAGAAGCTGCACGAGCTAATGCGCGGACAGATGAATTGGCAAAACAATTTGAAGATCTTAGGAAAATGTTTGATATGTTCCAGTCTCGTCAGGCAGGTCGACCTTCTACTTCGAGTGAACATTCTCATTATGATTATTCG GAGGAAGAGGAGGATGAGGAAGATGTTGATGTTGATGGTCATGATCAGGATCAATAG